Proteins encoded within one genomic window of Brassica rapa cultivar Chiifu-401-42 chromosome A09, CAAS_Brap_v3.01, whole genome shotgun sequence:
- the LOC103836924 gene encoding ascorbate transporter, chloroplastic: MAIGGLISNRNFGSFIGSGNGFHNQRGIHSAEISNRAMFRYALCRNHHQPRKTLSLQASLQHDLVVHRTSFGCFLQPGNLEHRSLRFKNSNKNTSRPYYKSSEESDITEEVVDSLSSADGSAEAILVQGNQQNASPWWKQFPRRWVIVLLCFASFLLCNMDRVNMSIAILPMSQQYNWNSATVGLIQSSFFWGYLLTQILGGIWADKYGGKVVLGFGVVWWSIATVMTPIAAKLGLPFLLVVRAFMGIGEGVAMPAMNNMLSKWIPVSERSRSLALVYSGMYLGSVTGLGFSPMLIQKFGWPSVFYSFGSLGSIWFLLWLKYAYSSPKDDPELSEEEKKIILGGSKPREPVTVIPWKLILSKPPVWALIISHFCHNWGTFILLTWMPTYYNQVLKFNLTESGLLCVLPWFTMAVLANVGGWIADTLVSRGLSITSVRKIMQSIGFLGPAFFLTQLSRVKTPAMAVLCMACSQGADAFSQSGLYSNHQDIGPRYAGVLLGLSNTAGVLAGVFGTAATGYILQRGSWDDVFKVAVGLYLIGTLVWNLFATGEKVLD, encoded by the exons ATGGCTATCGGTGGCTTGATTTCAAACAGGAACTTCGGTTCCTTCATCGGTTCAG GCAATGGTTTTCACAACCAAAGAGGTATACATAGCGCAGAGATTTCCAACAGAGCCATGTTCCGTTATG CATTGTGCCGTAATCATCATCAACCAAGGAAGACTTTATCTCTGCAAGCTAGTTTACAGCATGACCTGGTGGTACATAGGACAAGTTTTGGATGTTTCCTTCAACCAGGAAACTTGGAGCATCGTAGTCTCAGGTTTAAGAACAGTAACAAAAACACATCTCGTCCCTACTACAAATCATCAGAGGAGTCCGATATCACAGAAGAAGTTGTAGACTCACTGTCATCAGCTGATGGGTCAGCTGAAGCTATTTTAGTCCAAGGAAATCAACAGAACGCATCCCCATGGTGGAAGCAGTTCCCTAGGCGCTGGGTCATCGTTCTCTTATGCTTTGCTTCCTTCCTTCTTTGCAATATGGACCGT GTGAACATGAGCATTGCAATTCTTCCCATGTCTCAACAATATAACTGGAACAGTGCTACTGTTGGCTTGATTCAGTCCTCTTTCTTCTGGGGCTATTTACTTACTCAG ATTCTGGGAGGTATCTGGGCAGATAAGTATGGAGGGAAGGTGGTTTTAGGTTTTGGTGTTGTCTGGTGGTCCATTGCCACGGTCATGACACCTATTGCTGCCAAACTCGGTCTCCCCTTTCTACTTGTCGTGCGGGCCTTCATGGGCATTGGCGAG GGTGTTGCTATGCCTGCGATGAACAACATGCTTTCTAAATGGATCCCTGTCTCAGAGAGAAGCAGATCGCTTGCACTTGTCTATAGTGGCATGTACCTCGGTTCCGTTACAGGACTTGGATTCTCTCCTATGCTAATCCAAAAATTTGGATGGCCATCTGTTTTCTATTCGTTTGGCTCCCTTGGAAGTATATGGTTCCTGCTTTGGCTTAAATAT GCGTATAGCTCTCCCAAAGATGACCCTGAGCTaagtgaagaagaaaagaagatcaTACTCGGAGGTAGCAAACCAAGGGAACCTGTTACAGTCATTCCATGGAAGCTGATTCTGTCTAAGCCCCCTGTCTGGGCTCTCATAATCTCCCACTTCTGCCATAATTGGGGAACGTTCATACTCTTGACATGGATGCCCACTTATTACAATCAG GTCTTGAAGTTCAACCTGACTGAGTCAGGGCTCCTATGCGTCTTACCATGGTTTACCATGGCTGTATTGGCTAATGTTGGAGGTTGGATTGCTGATACTCTTGTGAGCAGAGGTCTTTCTATTACATCCGTTCGGAAG ATCATGCAATCAATTGGTTTTCTGGGTCCTGCCTTCTTCCTCACTCAGCTTAGCCGTGTCAAAACTCCAGCAATGGCCGTTCTCTGCATGGCTTGCAGTCAG GGCGCTGATGCCTTCTCTCAGTCGGGTCTCTACTCTAATCATCAAGACATTGGCCCACGCTACGCT GGTGTACTGTTAGGACTTTCAAACACAGCAGGAGTCCTCGCTGGTGTCTTTGGCACTGCTGCCACTGGCTACATCCTCCAACGAG GTTCATGGGACGATGTGTTCAAAGTAGCAGTTGGACTGTATTTAATTGGAACTCTGGTCTGGAACTTGTTCGCAACCGGAGAGAAAGTTCTCGACTAG